One Acetoanaerobium noterae genomic region harbors:
- the buk gene encoding butyrate kinase, translated as MKYNILAINPGSTSTKLALYENDKEIFCNTLEHSAEEIEKYDKIQDQFEMRKNLVISSLLEKGYDIKSLSAVVGRGGMVPKVKSGAYKVNETMVDRLKFNPVIEHASNLGALIAYEIANEVNISAYIYDSVRVDELKDVARISGMPEIPRTSTSHALNSRAMAMKVAKMNGKKYSDMNFVVAHLGGGISVSVHEKGRMVDILADDEGPFSPERAGRVPCKELIDLCYSGEFDKKTMNKKLRGNGGLKAYLNTVDVREVEEMIERNDEKAKLVLEAMAYQVAKGIGDLSTVVEGKVDAIVLTGGIAYSKRITALIKKRVEFIAPVEIMPGENEMESLAMGIQRVLKGEEEASEYSE; from the coding sequence ATGAAGTATAATATTTTAGCTATAAACCCTGGTTCAACATCTACAAAGTTAGCTTTGTATGAGAATGATAAAGAAATTTTTTGTAATACCTTGGAGCATTCTGCAGAGGAAATTGAGAAGTACGATAAAATACAAGATCAATTTGAAATGAGAAAAAATCTAGTAATTTCTTCTCTCCTTGAGAAAGGATATGACATTAAAAGCTTATCTGCAGTAGTCGGAAGAGGGGGCATGGTTCCGAAAGTAAAATCTGGAGCCTATAAAGTCAATGAAACTATGGTGGATAGACTTAAGTTTAATCCTGTCATAGAACATGCATCGAATTTAGGAGCTTTAATAGCTTATGAAATTGCAAATGAGGTCAATATTTCTGCTTATATATACGATTCTGTCAGGGTGGATGAGCTTAAGGATGTCGCAAGAATTTCTGGTATGCCTGAAATTCCTAGAACAAGTACAAGTCATGCTTTAAATTCAAGAGCCATGGCTATGAAAGTAGCTAAAATGAATGGCAAGAAATATTCTGATATGAATTTTGTAGTTGCTCATCTTGGTGGAGGAATATCTGTAAGTGTTCATGAAAAAGGAAGAATGGTGGATATTTTAGCAGATGACGAAGGCCCATTTTCGCCTGAACGTGCAGGAAGAGTGCCCTGTAAAGAGCTAATAGATTTATGTTACTCAGGGGAATTTGATAAAAAAACTATGAACAAAAAATTAAGAGGAAATGGCGGACTTAAAGCTTATCTAAATACAGTTGATGTAAGAGAAGTTGAAGAAATGATTGAAAGAAATGATGAAAAGGCAAAGCTTGTTTTAGAAGCGATGGCTTATCAAGTTGCAAAAGGTATTGGTGACCTTTCGACAGTTGTTGAAGGTAAAGTCGATGCTATTGTACTTACAGGAGGAATCGCTTATTCTAAGAGAATCACAGCTTTGATTAAAAAAAGAGTAGAGTTTATTGCTCCAGTTGAGATAATGCCTGGAGAAAATGAAATGGAGTCCCTTGCTATGGGAATACAAAGGGTGCTTAAAGGAGAAGAAGAAGCAT
- a CDS encoding indolepyruvate oxidoreductase subunit beta, which produces MVKSILLVGVGGQGTILASKLLTTGLMEAGYDVKMSEIHGMSQRGGSVSSQVRYGDEIQSPVIEIGGADILVSFEKMEALRWFKYLKPNGKVIVNDYEIDSMPILSGKEEYSQGIIDEISSRASTIVIDAQKYALQLGNSKVMNVILLGSIIKAMELEAINWEKIVRDNVKPQFVEVNLKAIEVGMNLL; this is translated from the coding sequence ATGGTAAAGAGCATTTTGTTGGTAGGAGTAGGTGGCCAAGGCACAATTCTTGCGAGTAAATTACTGACTACTGGACTTATGGAAGCAGGCTATGATGTGAAAATGAGCGAAATTCATGGTATGTCACAAAGGGGAGGCTCTGTATCCTCTCAGGTTAGATATGGAGATGAGATTCAGTCACCAGTGATAGAAATTGGAGGAGCAGATATACTTGTGTCATTTGAAAAGATGGAAGCCTTGAGATGGTTTAAATATTTAAAACCAAATGGAAAAGTAATTGTAAATGATTATGAAATTGACTCTATGCCTATTCTTTCAGGAAAAGAAGAGTATTCTCAAGGAATAATAGATGAAATTTCAAGTAGAGCTTCGACTATAGTTATAGATGCTCAAAAATATGCTCTGCAACTTGGAAATTCAAAGGTAATGAATGTAATTTTGCTTGGAAGCATAATTAAAGCTATGGAGCTTGAAGCTATAAATTGGGAAAAGATAGTTAGAGATAATGTGAAGCCTCAATTTGTAGAAGTAAATTTAAAAGCAATTGAAGTAGGAATGAATTTATTATAA